A DNA window from Pyrus communis chromosome 3, drPyrComm1.1, whole genome shotgun sequence contains the following coding sequences:
- the LOC137727812 gene encoding putative polyol transporter 1, translating into MAGRRAEDNAVFSQQTGSRGLSDFDPPKKPKRNKYAFGCAILASMTSILLGYDIGVMSGAAIYIQKDLKISDVQIEILLGILNVYSLFGSAAAGRTSDWIGRRYTIVLAGAIFFAGALLMGFATNYVFLMVGRFVAGIGVGYALMIAPVYTAEVSPASSRGFLTSFPEVFVNVGILLGYVSNYAFSKLPTNLGWRLMLGVGAVPCVFLALGVLAMPESPRWLVMQGRLGDATRVLNKTSDSKEESLLRLADIKEAAGIPEHCTDDVVQVPKRSKGQDVWKELLLHPTPAVRHILICAVGIHFFQQASGIDAIVLYSPRVFEKAGITNSDHKLLCTVAVGLAKTIFILVATFLLDRVGRRPLLLSSVAGMIFSLGALGVGLTIIDQHHGAKMTWTTALCLTMVIAYAALFSIGLGPITWVYSSEIFPLKLRAQGCSMGVAMNRVVSGVLTMTFISLYKAITMGGAFFLYGGIAAVAWVFFYTMYPETQGRTLEDMEVLFGKFHKWREANAMLETKTQVDHGDGNNGTGAVELGTKGPAN; encoded by the exons ATGGCCGGCCGGAGAGCTGAAGATAATGCCGTCTTCAGCCAACAAACCGGGAGCAGAGGCCTCTCAGACTTTGATCCCCCaaagaaacccaaaagaaatAAGTACGCCTTTGGTTGTGCCATTTTGGCTtccatgacttcaatcttgctGGGTTATG ACATTGGTGTGATGAGTGGAGCTGCAATTTACATACAAAAGGACCTCAAGATTTCCGACGTGCAAATTGAGATCCTACTCGGTATTCTAAACGTCTACTCCCTCTTCGGCTCCGCCGCTGCCGGAAGAACATCCGACTGGATTGGTCGCCGATACACCATAGTCCTTGCCGGGGCTATTTTCTTCGCCGGAGCTCTTCTTATGGGATTCGCCACAAACTATGTCTTTCTAATGGTCGGCCGGTTTGTAGCTGGGATTGGCGTCGGGTACGCCCTCATGATCGCTCCTGTCTATACCGCCGAGGTCTCGCCAGCGTCATCTCGTGGGTTCCTCACATCTTTCCCAGAG GTCTTTGTCAATGTAGGGATACTGTTGGGCTACGTGTCCAACTATGCGTTCTCGAAGCTCCCAACTAACTTGGGGTGGCGGCTCATGCTCGGCGTCGGCGCAGTCCCCTGCGTTTTTTTGGCCTTAGGCGTCTTAGCCATGCCAGAGTCGCCGCGCTGGCTCGTCATGCAGGGACGGCTCGGGGACGCGACACGTGTTCTCAACAAAACCTCAGACTCCAAGGAGGAGTCTCTGCTTCGATTAGCGGACATCAAAGAAGCTGCTGGAATCCCCGAGCACTGCACCGACGACGTCGTTCAGGTCCCCAAACGTAGCAAAGGCCAAGACGTCTGGAAAGAGTTGCTCCTCCATCCAACACCAGCAGTTCGTCACATTTTAATCTGCGCCGTCGGTATCCATTTCTTTCAGCAGGCCTCGGGCATCGACGCCATCGTTTTGTACAGCCCAAGAGTCTTTGAGAAGGCTGGGATAACCAACTCCGACCACAAGCTACTCTGCactgtagccgttggattagcCAAGACCATTTTCATCCTGGTCGCCACGTTTTTGCTTGATCGGGTCGGACGGCGTCCGTTGCTTCTATCTAGTGTTGCCGGGATGATATTTTCCCTCGGAGCTCTTGGTGTCGGCCTTACAATCATTGATCAGCACCACGGGGCTAAGATGACGTGGACTACTGCACTGTGCTTGACCATGGTAATAGCGTACGCCGCGCTCTTCTCTATCGGATTGGGGCCCATCACTTGGGTTTATAGCTCTGAGATCTTTCCGTTGAAGCTACGTGCCCAAGGCTGTAGTATGGGAGTGGCGATGAATAGGGTGGTGAGTGGGGTCCTCACAATGACGTTTATTTCGTTGTATAAGGCCATAACAATGGGCGGGGCCTTCTTTCTTTACGGGGGAATTGCTGCTGTTGCATGGGTGTTCTTTTATACGATGTACCCGGAGACACAAGGTAGAACCCTAGAAGATATGGAGGTCTTGTTTGGCAAGTTCCACAAGTGGAGAGAAGCGAATGCAATGCTCGAAACGAAAACCCAAGTTGATCATGGCGATGGCAACAATGGAACTGGTGCGGTCGAATTAGGCACAAAAGGGCCAGCTAATTAG